A genomic region of Prionailurus viverrinus isolate Anna chromosome D4, UM_Priviv_1.0, whole genome shotgun sequence contains the following coding sequences:
- the LOC125150840 gene encoding protein YIPF6-like isoform X2, protein MAKAAESSGEPGTTWPRPLFNTIMRDLKAVGKKFMHVLYPRKSNSLLRDWDLWGPLILCVTLASMLQRSSVDSEKDGGPQFAEVFVIVWFRAVTTTLNSKLLERNLSFFQSLCVLGYRILPLTVSMLVCQLVLLAEQGPINFMVWLFVVIVMFAWSIAASTAFLADSQPPNRKALAI, encoded by the exons ATGGCGAAAGCAGCAGAGTCTTCGGGAGAGCCAGGGACAACGTGGCCCAGGCCCCTGTTT AATACTATTATGCGTGATCTAAAAGCTGTTGGGAAAAAATTCATGCATGTTTTGTACCCAAGAAAAAGTAATAGTCTTTTGAGAGATTGGGATTTATGGGGACCTTTGATCCTTTGTGTGACACTTGCATCAATGCTTCAAAGAAGCTCTGTAGATAGTGAAAAGGATGGAGGGCCCCAGTTTGCAGAAGTCTTTGTCATTGTCTGGTTTCGTGCAGTTACCACCACCCTCAACTCAAAACTTCTTGAAAGAAACTTATCTTTTTTCCAAAGCCTCTGTGTGCTGGGTTACCGTATACTTCCCTTAACAGTGTCAATGCTGGTTTGCCAGTTGGTCCTTTTGGCCGAGCAGGGACCAATAAACTTCATGGTCTGGCTTTTTGTGGTGATTGTGATGTTTGCCTGGTCTATAGCAGCCTCTACAGCTTTTCTTGCCGATAGCCAGCCTCCAAACCGCAAAGCCCTTGCCATTTAG
- the LOC125150840 gene encoding protein YIPF6-like isoform X1, with protein sequence MAKAAESSGEPGTTWPRPLFAGLSDISISQDILVEEGEFTIPMRSHIREFDRSTLNESVQNTIMRDLKAVGKKFMHVLYPRKSNSLLRDWDLWGPLILCVTLASMLQRSSVDSEKDGGPQFAEVFVIVWFRAVTTTLNSKLLERNLSFFQSLCVLGYRILPLTVSMLVCQLVLLAEQGPINFMVWLFVVIVMFAWSIAASTAFLADSQPPNRKALAI encoded by the coding sequence ATGGCGAAAGCAGCAGAGTCTTCGGGAGAGCCAGGGACAACGTGGCCCAGGCCCCTGTTTGCAGGCCTTTCTGATATATCCATCTCACAAGACATCCTCGTGGAAGAAGGAGAATTCACCATTCCTATGAGATCTCACATTCGGGAATTTGACAGATCCACGTTAAATGAATCTGTTCAGAATACTATTATGCGTGATCTAAAAGCTGTTGGGAAAAAATTCATGCATGTTTTGTACCCAAGAAAAAGTAATAGTCTTTTGAGAGATTGGGATTTATGGGGACCTTTGATCCTTTGTGTGACACTTGCATCAATGCTTCAAAGAAGCTCTGTAGATAGTGAAAAGGATGGAGGGCCCCAGTTTGCAGAAGTCTTTGTCATTGTCTGGTTTCGTGCAGTTACCACCACCCTCAACTCAAAACTTCTTGAAAGAAACTTATCTTTTTTCCAAAGCCTCTGTGTGCTGGGTTACCGTATACTTCCCTTAACAGTGTCAATGCTGGTTTGCCAGTTGGTCCTTTTGGCCGAGCAGGGACCAATAAACTTCATGGTCTGGCTTTTTGTGGTGATTGTGATGTTTGCCTGGTCTATAGCAGCCTCTACAGCTTTTCTTGCCGATAGCCAGCCTCCAAACCGCAAAGCCCTTGCCATTTAG